The segment TGGTCAGGACAGGCACATTATGGTCGTAACGATCCTTGAGCGACGGGTCCGAATCCACGTCCACCACCTGGAATGCGAAGTCCAGTGCTTCCAGGTGGGACCGGGCCTGTTCGCACAGATGACAACCGGCGCGCGAGTACAGTGTCAGCACAGGCAGCGAGGGGCGCTGCTCTGAGCTGGCCTGTTCCGGTTCAGGCTGTTCCGGCCGGGTCACGCCCGGCTCGCCGCCGGCACCGCGCGGCGCAGCAGGCTCAGGGCCTGTACCGGGGCGTACAGGTCGGTGGCGCGGATCAGGTCACCGGTGGTCGAAATGGTTCTCAGGACCTGCCCTCCCTGGCGCACAGCGAACAACTGGCCGTCAGGTCCTACCTGCAGCAGCCAGGGAACGTCTGTGGCCTCGCCAACCAGGTTCTCCAGCGGCAGGGTCAGCCCGGGCGTACCGTCGGCCTCGATCTTGCGCACCTTGTGCGCCACGCTGTCGACGATGTACACCACACCCTGCCCATCCACACACAGCCCGGCCAGCTGACGAAGCTGCTCGCTGGTCCGGTCCACCCGGAAGGCATAGCGGTTGATGTACTCGCCCTGGGAGGTGAAGCGCTGCACCTCGTTCTGGGCGGTGTCGAGTACATATACCTGACCGTCCGGCGCCGCAGCAATCGTCCGGGGCTTCTCAAAGCGGCCTACCCCCTGTCCCCGGCCGCCGAAGCGGCGCACGAAGCGGCCCTGGCCGTCGTACACCACAACGTGACAGGCTTCAGCGTCCAGGACGAACACCAGCCCGGCGGCGCAGGCAATGGAGACCGGATGCAGCAGTTCAGCTTCGCCAAGGCCGTAGGCTCCGAAACTCAGCAGTTCCTCGCCCTCACTGGAAAACTTGCGGACCAGCGCTCCGGTC is part of the Deinococcus malanensis genome and harbors:
- a CDS encoding glutaredoxin family protein, whose protein sequence is MTRPEQPEPEQASSEQRPSLPVLTLYSRAGCHLCEQARSHLEALDFAFQVVDVDSDPSLKDRYDHNVPVLTSGERVLGKGAFSRSRLSQIKLLLLREVRTRSDSAG